A region of the Streptomyces durocortorensis genome:
CGCCTCCAGCAGCGCGGTCACCGCCTCGGCGTCCCCCCGCCGGACCCCCGCGATCAACTCCTTGGCGTTCAATGTGCCGTTCCCCTCTGTTCCGTGACTGCCGTCGCCTGCTCGGCCCGTACCCCCCCGTCCCGTACTCGGGGCACCGTCACCACCACCGTGACCGGGAGGACGACGGCGAACTCGGAGACAACGGCGGAGGCGTCCGCGGCGTTCCCTACGGGCTGGACCGGACGGTCGTCGGTGCGAGCGATCGAGGCGTGGGAGAAGGTGAGCACCGCGGATCAGGGGCGGGGGGCGATACTGGTCGTGGCAGTCACCTCGCCGCCGATCCGGCCCCGGGCCGGTCTCGGCCGGTGGGGTCCCGTCCTCGGCCGACGCTCTTGAGGGGAGCCGTTCATGACCACGGCGAAAGACCTGTTCATCATCGCGATGGACCCGGCGCCGGAACACACCGTGGGGCAGGGCGACCTGTCGCTCGCACTCGCGGGAGCCGAGCTGCTCGATCTCATCGGTGCGGGAGCCGTCACCGTGGACGACGACCGCATCGTGCCGGGCGGGGCGTCCGCGCCGGACGATCGGCTGCTCGGCGAGGCCGCGGGGCTGATCACCCCGCAACCCCCCTACGAGCGGATCGAGGACTGGCTGTGGCGCCGCGGCCGGGACCTGTCGGCCACCTACCAGGACGCCCTGGAGGCGGACGGCGAGCTGACGCAGCGGAGGAGCGGCCGGCTGCCCTTCGGCCCGAAGCACGTGGAGCTGGTGGATACGCCCGGCCGCCGCCGGGCCGTCGGCCGCCGGGAGGAGGGGGAACCCGTCCTGGCCGCCCTCGCGTCGGTCGTGGGCCTCGACGGCGGACCGCCCGACGACGAACTCCGCCTCGACGACGAGACGGTGACCACCGTGGTCGCCGCCGTTCACGACGCGGTGATGGAGCTGGAGGCCGTACGTCAGCGGCGGACCATCGAGAACACGGCCTTCGCCAATGTCTGGCGCGGCCCCTGATCCGCGTCGGTCACCGAGGCGTCCGGCCGGGCCGGCCCCGGCCGGGGCGGCCGGTCCAGGAGCAGCGGGATCGCCAGGACGGGCAGCAGCCAGACGAACACGATCAGGCGGTAGCCGAGAAGTTGGGCCAGGTTCGGGTGGCCCGCCTGGTTGAGGAGGCCCGCCGCGCCTGCCGCCAGGGCCACGGGCAGCACCACGGAGCGCCGCCGCAGCAGCGCCCAGGCCGAGAGTGCGAGCAGGGCGGGAAGAACGGGGTACGTGGCCTGGCGGCCCAGCCAGGCCGTCCAGAAGACCCACTCCTGAGCGAAGAACTCGGGCCAGGGGTTCGGCAGGTCGGGGCGCCGGTAGTGGTGGGTCAGCAGATCCTGGGCGCTGTCCTGGCCCGTCGGCCAGGACAGGAGGTGGACGCCCGCGTAGATCGAGGCCGCCAGGACCCCGCACAGGACGGCCGCCGCGCCGGTACGGGCCACCGGTCGCCCCCTCAGGCGGCACCACCCCCACCAGAGCGTGAACCCGGCCGCCAGCGCGGCCGCCAGCAGCAGGGCCTGCGAGTAGCGCACCGGGAACATCAGTGCCAGCCCGCCCGCGACGAGCGCCGCACCGAGGCGCGGCCGGTCCCGCAGCAGCAGGACACAGCCGAGGACGACCGCCGTGCCCAGGGCGAGGGTGAGCCCGTCGCTGAGCGGGTTCATGGCGACGGTGCCGGTGGGCAGGGCGAGATACAGCGCCTGACCGGCCAGTCCCGCACGCCAGGAGGCGCCCGAGCAGCGGAGGGCGAGCAGAACGCAGACACTCCCCGCCAGCGCGACGGCCAGCCCGGCGAGCCAGAGGCCCCACACCACGCCGAAGAGGGTCAGGAAGGGGACGAGGAGGAGCGGGTAGCCGGGGCGGGCCTCGAAGATGGCCATGAACCGGTGGTTCGCGAACGGCGCGGTCATTCCCGAGGTGTTGCCGTTACGGGACCAGTGGGCGACCGAGTCGGTCAGTCGGCGTACGCATGCGGCCTCCGTCTCCCCCGCCGCCTTCCTGCTGGTCCAGGGGATGGTGGACAGGGGCGCGCGCTGCCCGCTGTCGCAGGAGTAGGCGATGGCCCGCCGGCCCGCTTCCTCCCGGCTCTCACCGCTGAGGCTCAGGGCGTAGGAGAGGTAGTTCTTGGTGTCGGGCGAGGCCCGTCCGGTGACCGCTGTCAGCTGGAGTCCGGTGAAGGCCACGGCGATGAGCAGCATCCCGATGAGGACCAGGTGCTGGGTTCTGCGGGTGTTCGGCATCGGACGGGCGCTCCCCTGCGTACGGCGGTTGTCCCATCAACGAGAGAACCGGCGCGGGGTGGCGTTCCGAGGGGAGAAGTCCCCGCCGGAACGCGTGCGGCCCGACCGCTCGGGGCGCTACCGGCCGCGCGGCTTTCCGCGCTTGCCGCTCTGGCCGCCTGCCCGGCCGCCCGCCTGGGGCTTCCTGCCCGACGCGGACTTGTGCCGGGCACCGCCCGGTCCGCCGCCCTTGGCCTTCCCGGTGGCCTTGGCCCTGTCCCTCGCCTTGTCCTTGGCCTTCGCCTTCGCCGTCTGCTGCGGCGGGGTGGCCGCGCGGCCACGGGTGCTGTTGACGGTGCGCCCCCGGACGATGCCGATGAACTCCTCCACCAGGTCGGGGGTGATCTCCGCCTCGGGCCAGGAGAGGGCGATGCGCGACTCGGGGGCCTCCAGGACCGGACGGTAGGTGAGGTCCTTGCGGTGGTGCAGCCGGGCCAGGGACTGGGGCACGAGGAGGACGCCGACGCCCGCCGCCACCAGTTCGATCGCGTCCGCCGTGGTGGCCGGGCGCTCGATCGCGGGGCGGCCCGGGAGGGTCTCCCAGCCGAGGACGTCGTCAAGCGGGTGCAGCACGATCTCGTCGGCCAGCTCGTCGAGCGAGAGCTCCTCCGCGGCGGTCGCGACGTGGTCCTTGGGGATCACGACGACGGTCGTCTCGGTGTAGAGGGGGATGGCGCTCAGGACGTTCCGGTCGACCGGCAGCCGTACGAGGCCCGCGTCCGCGCCGCCGTCCGCCAGCAGCTCCGGTGCCTCGGCCGCCGTGGCCTGGACGAGCTCCAGGGGGGTGCCGGGCAGCCGCTCGCGCCAGACCCTCACCCACTTGGTGGGCGTCACGCCGGGGACGTACGCGAGCCTGAAGGATGAGGGGATGTCCGAGCCTGTCACGGGTTCAGGCTACCGGTCCGTGGTCGGAGGTATGTCCCACGGTCGATACCCTGGACCCATGACGTCGCACAAGACCGCCCAGACCATGAAGCCCGCCACCGCGGCGAAGAAGCTGGGTGTGTACCTCCAGGCCACCCCCGCCGAGTTCCAGGAGGGTGCCGTCTCGCGCACCGAGCTCAACGCCCTC
Encoded here:
- a CDS encoding GOLPH3/VPS74 family protein — encoded protein: MTTAKDLFIIAMDPAPEHTVGQGDLSLALAGAELLDLIGAGAVTVDDDRIVPGGASAPDDRLLGEAAGLITPQPPYERIEDWLWRRGRDLSATYQDALEADGELTQRRSGRLPFGPKHVELVDTPGRRRAVGRREEGEPVLAALASVVGLDGGPPDDELRLDDETVTTVVAAVHDAVMELEAVRQRRTIENTAFANVWRGP
- a CDS encoding LysR family substrate-binding domain-containing protein translates to MTGSDIPSSFRLAYVPGVTPTKWVRVWRERLPGTPLELVQATAAEAPELLADGGADAGLVRLPVDRNVLSAIPLYTETTVVVIPKDHVATAAEELSLDELADEIVLHPLDDVLGWETLPGRPAIERPATTADAIELVAAGVGVLLVPQSLARLHHRKDLTYRPVLEAPESRIALSWPEAEITPDLVEEFIGIVRGRTVNSTRGRAATPPQQTAKAKAKDKARDRAKATGKAKGGGPGGARHKSASGRKPQAGGRAGGQSGKRGKPRGR